One window of the Salmo trutta chromosome 35, fSalTru1.1, whole genome shotgun sequence genome contains the following:
- the LOC115174852 gene encoding serine incorporator 1-like has product MGAVLGLCSMASWIPCLCGTAPCLLCKCCPSGNNSTVTRLIYAFFLLLCVGIACIMLMPGMEEQLKKIPGFCDGGMGTSIPGVEGHVNCDVLVGYKAVYRICFGMAMFFLLFSLLMVKVKSSQDPRATIHNGFWFFKFASATAITIGAFFIPEGPFTTVWFYIGMAGAFCFILIQLVLLIDFAHSWNESWVEKMEEGNSRCWYAALLSATTINYILSLVSLIMFYVYYTHTDGCTENKAFITVNMLLCVGASVMSVLPKIQESQPRSGLLQSSIVTLYTMYLTWSAMTNEPDKKCNPSLLGIIGLNNTTPAGKDHPVVQWWDAQGIVGLVLFLMCVLYSSIRNSSNTQVNKLSLTSDESSLIEDGHHPENFDVEDGENRAVDNEKDGVTYSYSFFHFMLFLASLYIMMTLTNWYSPDSNYETMTSKWPSVWVKISSSWICIALYVWTLAAPLVLVNRDFD; this is encoded by the exons ATGGGGGCCGTTCTCGGACTGTGTTCCATGGCGAGTTGG ATCCCCTGCCTGTGTGGCACTGCCCCCTGCCTGCTGTGCAAATGCTGCCCCAGTGGGAATAACTCCACTGTCACCCGACTCATCTATGCCTTCTTCCTCCTGCTGTGCGTGGGCATCGCATGCATTATGCTCATGCCAGGGATGGAAGAGCAGCTCAAGAAG ATTCCAGGATTCTGTGATGGGGGAATGGGTACATCAATTCCAGGTGTGGAGGGTCATGTCAACTGTGATGTCTTGGTTGGCTACAAGGCTGTGTACCGTATCTGCTTCGGCATGGCAATGTTCTTcctgctcttctccctcctcaTGGTCAAAGTCAAGAGTAGCCAGGATCCCAGAGCTACTATACACAATGG GTTTTGGTTCTTCAAGTTTGCTTCTGCGACTGCCATTACCATTGGTGCATTCTTCATTCCAGAGGGTCCCTTCACAACTG TTTGGTTCTACATAGGAATGGCTGGAGCTTTTTGCTTCATCCTGATCCAGCTGGTCCTGCTGATAGACTTTGCCCACTCCTGGAATGAGTCCTGGGTGGAGAAGATGGAGGAGGGCAACTCTCGCTGCTGGTATGCAG CTCTGCTGTCTGCTACAACCATCAACTACATCCTGTCCCTGGTGTCTCTGATCATGTTCTACGTCTACTACACCCACACTGACGGCTGCACTGAGAACAAGGCCTTCATCACTGTCAACATGCTGCTGTGTGTCGGAGCTTCAGTCATGTCCGTCCTGCCCAAGATTCAg GAGTCCCAGCCAAGGTCCGGGTTGCTGCAGTCTTCCATTGTGACTCTGTACACCATGTATCTCACCTGGTCTGCCATGACCAATGAGCCAG ACAAGAAATGCAACCCAAGCTTGCTGGGTATCATTGGCCTCAACAACACCACCCCAGCTGGTAAGGACCACCCTGTTGTTCAGTGGTGGGATGCCCAGGGTATTGTGGGGCTGGTCCTGTTCCTGATGTGTGTTCTGTACTCAAG CATCCGCAACTCCTCCAACACCCAGGTGAACAAACTGTCTCTGACCAGTGACGAGTCTTCCCTGATTGAGGATGGCCACCACCCTGAGAACTTTGACGTGGAAGATGGTGAGAACCGTGCCGTGGACAACGAGAAGGACGGAGTCACCTACAGCTACTCCTTCTTCCACTTCATGCTCTTCCTGGCCTCCCTCTACATCATGATGACCCTCACCAACTGGTACAG CCCTGACTCCAACTATGAGACAATGACCAGCAAGTGGCCCTCTGTCTGGGTGAAGATCTCCTCCAGCTGGATCTGCATTGCCCTCTATGTGTGGACCCTGGCAGCCCCACTGGTCCTGGTCAACCGAGACTTTGACTGA